Proteins co-encoded in one Paracrocinitomix mangrovi genomic window:
- the prs gene encoding ribose-phosphate diphosphokinase: MILNLTPNFEPLGKGTIEFESFLFKGGEPHIKIKTDISEGEEVLITQRINSFHEFGLMLLAIDAVQRMGVDLIKIFIPYFPAARQDRVMVPGEPLSVKVYADIINNSGVYHTTVFDAHSEVTAAVLNHCTVVPNHKFIEMVLNELGSDALLISPDGGALKKIYKVSEYLGGREVVECSKSRDVKTGKLKGFKVYADDLQGRDCLIVDDICDGGGTFMGLAKELEAKNAGRLFLAVSHGIFSKGFDELSQHFEKIYTTDSFREISEDKVKVFKLNTIIK; this comes from the coding sequence ATGATACTGAATTTAACACCAAATTTTGAGCCTCTCGGTAAAGGAACTATTGAATTTGAATCATTCTTGTTCAAAGGTGGAGAGCCACACATCAAAATAAAAACTGACATATCTGAAGGTGAAGAGGTATTAATAACACAACGCATTAATTCATTTCACGAGTTCGGATTAATGTTATTGGCTATTGACGCCGTTCAAAGAATGGGAGTAGATTTAATTAAAATCTTCATCCCTTATTTTCCAGCTGCAAGACAAGACAGAGTAATGGTTCCGGGTGAGCCATTATCTGTAAAAGTTTATGCAGACATCATTAACAATTCAGGTGTTTATCACACAACTGTTTTTGATGCTCATTCTGAGGTTACTGCTGCTGTACTAAATCATTGCACAGTTGTTCCAAATCATAAGTTTATTGAGATGGTTTTAAATGAATTGGGTAGTGACGCTTTGTTGATTTCGCCTGACGGAGGAGCTTTAAAAAAGATATATAAAGTGTCTGAATATTTGGGAGGAAGAGAAGTAGTTGAATGTTCAAAATCAAGAGATGTTAAAACAGGAAAATTAAAAGGATTTAAAGTTTACGCAGATGATTTGCAAGGAAGAGATTGTTTGATAGTAGATGACATCTGTGATGGTGGAGGAACCTTTATGGGATTGGCGAAAGAACTTGAAGCAAAAAATGCCGGCAGATTGTTTTTAGCAGTTTCACATGGCATCTTTTCAAAGGGATTTGATGAGTTGTCACAACACTTTGAAAAGATTTATACTACTGATTCGTTCAGAGAGATCAGTGAAGATAAAGTAAAGGTGTTCAAATTAAACACAATAATAAAGTAA
- a CDS encoding RNA 2'-phosphotransferase, protein MTENEKKHISKFLSLVLRHQPTLIGLELNDSGWADVSEVIEKSKLKNVVFNVDQLKEVVETNDKKRFAFSDDGLMIRANQGHSVKNVDLKLKEVHPPETLYHGTVEKFIDSIKQHGLQKRSRQHVHLSGDIETAQNVGSRRGKPIILKIQAEQMRKDGYQFFLSENKVWLTDHVPTKYLNFK, encoded by the coding sequence ATGACGGAAAATGAGAAGAAACATATTAGTAAATTTTTGAGTTTGGTGTTAAGACATCAACCAACACTTATTGGTCTTGAGTTAAATGATTCTGGTTGGGCAGATGTAAGTGAAGTGATAGAAAAATCAAAGCTTAAAAATGTAGTATTTAATGTAGATCAGCTCAAAGAGGTTGTAGAGACAAATGACAAAAAAAGATTTGCATTCAGTGATGATGGATTGATGATTAGAGCTAATCAAGGCCACTCTGTAAAAAATGTTGATTTAAAGTTAAAAGAGGTCCACCCTCCTGAAACGCTTTATCATGGAACTGTAGAAAAGTTCATTGATTCTATAAAACAACATGGTTTACAAAAACGAAGTAGGCAACATGTTCACTTAAGTGGAGATATAGAAACAGCTCAAAATGTTGGATCCCGAAGAGGAAAACCCATCATTCTAAAAATACAGGCAGAACAAATGAGAAAGGATGGATACCAATTTTTCCTTTCGGAGAATAAGGTTTGGTTAACGGATCATGTGCCTACAAAATATTTAAATTTTAAATGA
- a CDS encoding metallophosphoesterase family protein gives MRTFAIGDIHGGLRALEQLIERIQPDPEDKFIFVGDYVDGWSESAQTIQYLIELKEKHQCVFVLGNHDLWCSRWLNLGASNPVWEEHGGKATKESYQKTGLLIEQTHRDFFNQLVDYYIDDQNRLFIHAGYTSIHGVTKEEYDSNYYFDRTLWEMVVSIDKNLKKDDPDYPKRLKHYHEIFVGHTPTTNYGDNMPMNGANVWNVDTGAAFKGSLSALNIDTKEVYQSDEVWTLYPNERGRN, from the coding sequence ATGAGAACTTTTGCAATTGGAGACATACACGGAGGATTGAGAGCTTTAGAGCAATTGATTGAAAGAATTCAGCCTGATCCTGAAGACAAATTCATTTTTGTAGGAGATTATGTTGACGGCTGGAGTGAATCTGCCCAAACAATCCAATATTTAATTGAACTAAAAGAGAAACATCAATGTGTTTTTGTTTTAGGAAATCACGACTTGTGGTGTAGCAGGTGGTTGAATCTAGGAGCAAGTAATCCAGTTTGGGAAGAACATGGAGGAAAGGCTACTAAGGAAAGTTATCAGAAAACTGGATTGCTGATAGAACAAACACATAGAGATTTCTTTAATCAGCTGGTAGATTATTACATTGATGATCAAAACAGATTGTTTATTCATGCCGGCTATACTTCAATACACGGAGTTACCAAAGAAGAGTATGATTCTAATTACTACTTTGACAGAACCCTGTGGGAAATGGTTGTAAGCATAGATAAAAATCTGAAGAAAGATGATCCGGATTACCCTAAAAGACTAAAACATTACCATGAAATCTTTGTAGGACATACACCAACAACTAATTATGGAGATAATATGCCCATGAACGGAGCTAATGTTTGGAACGTAGATACAGGAGCAGCTTTTAAAGGATCCTTGTCAGCATTAAACATTGACACCAAAGAAGTTTATCAATCAGATGAAGTATGGACACTTTATCCAAATGAAAGAGGAAGGAATTAG
- a CDS encoding O-acetyl-ADP-ribose deacetylase: MKINLIKGDITKIEVDAIVNAANTSLLGGGGVDGAIHRAGGPEILEDCQKIRAKQGGCPTGEAVITTAGKLPSKFVIHTVGPVWNGGSKNEPQLLANCYMNSLQLAQENGIKSIAFPNISTGIYGYPKELAAEIAIKMVKENPLVDEVIFVCFGDDNYNLYSKLLEDANL, translated from the coding sequence ATGAAAATTAACTTAATCAAAGGCGATATCACCAAAATTGAAGTAGATGCTATTGTGAATGCAGCTAATACTTCTTTGTTAGGAGGAGGTGGAGTTGATGGTGCAATTCACCGTGCCGGTGGTCCTGAAATTCTGGAAGATTGCCAAAAAATTAGAGCTAAACAAGGAGGGTGTCCCACAGGTGAAGCAGTTATAACGACAGCTGGAAAATTGCCATCCAAATTCGTCATTCATACTGTTGGACCCGTTTGGAATGGGGGATCTAAAAATGAGCCTCAGCTACTAGCCAATTGCTATATGAACAGCTTGCAACTGGCTCAAGAAAACGGAATTAAATCAATTGCTTTTCCCAATATCAGTACCGGTATTTATGGATATCCAAAAGAACTGGCTGCTGAAATTGCAATAAAAATGGTAAAAGAAAATCCATTGGTGGACGAAGTTATCTTCGTTTGCTTTGGTGATGATAATTATAATTTATATTCAAAATTATTAGAAGATGCCAATCTTTAA
- a CDS encoding nucleoside 2-deoxyribosyltransferase domain-containing protein — translation MPIFKSPQNIDLRDQSLPSVFLAGSIEMDKAIDWQAECEKQLTNYWNVFNPRRESWDASWKQVKENPQFNEQVNWELNALETADQIIMYFAPHTKSPISLLEFGLYAKSGKMSVVCDTEFWRKGNIDIVCERYQVQQYQTIEELLNELITKKSSD, via the coding sequence ATGCCAATCTTTAAATCACCTCAAAATATTGACCTTAGAGATCAATCACTGCCTTCTGTTTTCTTGGCCGGATCAATTGAAATGGATAAAGCAATTGATTGGCAAGCTGAGTGTGAAAAGCAATTAACAAATTACTGGAATGTATTTAATCCAAGAAGAGAAAGTTGGGATGCATCTTGGAAACAGGTTAAAGAGAACCCTCAATTCAATGAGCAAGTTAATTGGGAACTCAATGCGCTTGAAACAGCTGATCAAATCATCATGTATTTTGCACCTCATACAAAATCACCCATCTCATTGCTTGAATTTGGCTTGTATGCAAAATCAGGTAAAATGTCGGTGGTTTGCGATACAGAATTTTGGAGAAAAGGAAATATTGATATTGTTTGCGAACGATATCAAGTACAACAATATCAAACAATTGAAGAATTATTAAACGAATTAATAACTAAAAAGTCTAGTGACTAA
- a CDS encoding nicotinate phosphoribosyltransferase, with amino-acid sequence MNPLLCTDGYKVDHRRQYPDKTTLVYSNWTPRKSRIEGIDEVVFFGLQYFLKRYVIDDFERDFFSRPKEEVVNEYARRINNYLGPNNVGTDHIAALHDLGYVPMVFKALPEGVAVPIRCSMFTMYNTKPEFFWLTNYFETLLSTTVWMPCNSATIAHQYRKVLNKYAQQTSSVPEFVDWQGHDFSMRGMAGLEAAELSGAGHLLSFTGTDTIPAIEFLEKYYNANAEKELIGGSVAATEHSVMSMGTNNAEQETFRRLITEVYPAGIVSIVSDTWDLWKVLTEYLPNLKNEVLAREGKVVIRPDSGDPVDIICGHTSGISDADKKGVIELLWDIFGGTVNEKGFKELDPHIGAIYGDSITIERATNICERLKAKGFASTNVVLGVGSYTYQYNTRDTFGFAMKATYGEVEGVGREIYKDPVTDDGTKKSAKGLIKVEKSGDTYVMKDQVSWEEEQTGELKEVFRDGKLLKDWSLAEIRNNLKGELVMH; translated from the coding sequence ATGAATCCACTACTTTGCACAGATGGTTATAAAGTTGACCACAGGAGACAGTATCCTGACAAAACAACTTTAGTATACTCAAACTGGACACCAAGAAAAAGCCGAATTGAAGGAATTGATGAGGTCGTATTTTTCGGATTACAATATTTCTTAAAACGATATGTAATAGATGATTTTGAAAGAGACTTTTTTTCAAGACCAAAAGAAGAGGTGGTAAATGAATACGCCAGAAGAATTAATAATTACTTAGGACCAAATAATGTTGGAACAGATCATATTGCAGCCCTTCATGATTTGGGATATGTTCCTATGGTTTTTAAAGCATTGCCAGAAGGTGTTGCAGTTCCTATACGTTGTAGCATGTTTACTATGTACAATACCAAACCTGAATTTTTTTGGTTGACAAACTATTTTGAAACATTGCTTTCAACCACTGTTTGGATGCCGTGTAATTCTGCTACAATTGCTCATCAATACAGAAAGGTGTTGAATAAGTATGCTCAACAAACATCATCAGTTCCTGAGTTTGTTGATTGGCAAGGTCATGATTTTTCAATGAGAGGTATGGCTGGATTAGAAGCTGCTGAGTTATCTGGTGCGGGTCATTTATTGAGTTTTACCGGTACAGATACAATTCCGGCTATTGAGTTCCTGGAGAAATATTACAATGCAAATGCTGAAAAAGAACTGATCGGTGGCTCGGTGGCTGCAACAGAACACTCTGTAATGTCAATGGGAACGAATAATGCTGAGCAGGAAACATTCAGAAGATTAATTACTGAGGTTTATCCTGCAGGAATCGTTTCAATAGTATCTGATACATGGGATTTATGGAAAGTATTGACAGAGTATCTACCAAATCTTAAAAATGAGGTTTTGGCAAGAGAAGGAAAAGTTGTTATTCGTCCTGATTCAGGTGATCCTGTAGATATTATTTGTGGTCATACTTCAGGTATCTCAGATGCTGATAAAAAAGGTGTAATTGAATTGTTGTGGGATATTTTTGGTGGAACCGTAAATGAAAAGGGTTTCAAAGAATTAGATCCGCATATTGGTGCCATTTATGGTGATTCAATTACTATTGAAAGAGCAACAAATATCTGTGAAAGACTAAAAGCAAAGGGCTTTGCATCTACAAATGTGGTTTTGGGTGTAGGTTCGTACACTTATCAATACAACACGCGTGATACTTTTGGTTTTGCCATGAAAGCTACTTACGGTGAAGTTGAAGGGGTAGGTAGAGAGATTTACAAAGATCCGGTAACAGATGATGGAACTAAAAAATCAGCCAAAGGATTGATAAAAGTTGAAAAATCTGGCGATACATATGTTATGAAAGATCAAGTAAGTTGGGAGGAGGAGCAAACCGGAGAACTAAAAGAAGTTTTCAGAGATGGAAAATTATTAAAGGATTGGTCGCTCGCAGAAATTAGAAATAATCTCAAAGGAGAATTGGTGATGCACTAA
- a CDS encoding M23 family metallopeptidase: MRKFNTQKWVIITLIILFILPLFLSSSQSIHLNDELTPKLVADHFDYPVGPPDAEGYYNAQGFGKNNHLGDDWNANSGGNTDLGDPIYSIGNGVVSFAQDINGGWGNVIRIIHQLPNGDKVESVYAHCDKIEVKEGQQVKKGDKIGTIGDAHGKYYAHLHLEIRNEINKPIGAGYSTNTKGYLDPTNFIKNHR, from the coding sequence ATGAGAAAGTTCAATACCCAAAAATGGGTGATTATCACCCTAATTATACTTTTTATACTTCCACTTTTTTTAAGTTCAAGTCAGTCTATTCATTTAAATGATGAATTAACGCCAAAGCTGGTAGCAGATCATTTTGATTATCCGGTGGGTCCTCCTGATGCTGAAGGGTATTATAATGCTCAGGGATTTGGAAAAAATAATCATCTGGGAGATGATTGGAATGCAAATTCTGGAGGGAATACTGATTTAGGAGACCCAATTTATTCCATTGGAAATGGAGTGGTTTCATTTGCCCAAGATATAAATGGTGGATGGGGAAATGTGATAAGAATCATTCATCAATTACCCAATGGCGATAAAGTTGAATCTGTTTATGCTCATTGCGATAAAATTGAGGTAAAAGAAGGGCAGCAAGTAAAAAAAGGAGATAAAATTGGTACAATAGGAGATGCTCATGGTAAGTATTATGCCCATCTTCATTTGGAAATTAGAAATGAGATTAACAAACCAATAGGTGCAGGATATTCAACAAATACAAAAGGATATTTAGATCCTACCAACTTTATTAAAAATCACAGGTAA
- a CDS encoding GH3 family domain-containing protein, whose product MIVGTILKGASSLAQKKNNKKSQQLTEKMESVVEKQEEVLTKLLSKAKKTEFGEKFNFTGILKSENIREAYRQQVPIFQYDLMFKQFWCKTLEGKEDVTWPGKISNFALTSGTTSASSKRIPVSKQMIKSIKKVCLKQAVSLADLKFPTSFYEKDVLFVGGSTDLTKINSQWEGDLSGILTGKVPHWLNPYSKPSKKIRAISDWEEKLEMIVDNAHKWDVGMVCGVPAWVQILLNRIVEKYELKDIFEIWPDLRVYIHGGVSFDPYEKSFNELLGGKVVYLDTYLASEGFIGFQKGTEDYMQLVFDANIYFEFIPFNADHFDEDGNLMNFSDALTVDEIEEGKDYALLISTNSGSFRYLIGDTIQFVDAQKLLFRITGRTKHFLSMCGEHLSVDNMTQAISDLSYRHNIAIEEFAVLGKETESGNFMHKWFIASDSPINALQFKEELDEKLKELNDDYITERKFALERIELEVLPTDVFYNFLKLRDKYGSQHKFPRVMKGQLASDWEKYIHSIAEEYSMLSVYEDTGAVLV is encoded by the coding sequence ATGATAGTAGGAACTATTTTAAAAGGTGCATCTAGTCTTGCACAGAAGAAAAACAACAAGAAATCTCAGCAATTAACTGAGAAGATGGAAAGCGTTGTTGAAAAGCAAGAAGAAGTACTAACGAAATTATTGTCAAAAGCAAAGAAGACTGAGTTTGGAGAAAAATTCAATTTCACTGGTATTTTGAAAAGTGAAAACATAAGAGAGGCTTATAGACAACAGGTCCCTATTTTTCAATATGACCTAATGTTTAAGCAATTCTGGTGTAAAACTTTAGAAGGAAAAGAGGATGTAACATGGCCAGGTAAGATCTCCAACTTTGCTTTAACATCAGGAACTACAAGTGCATCAAGTAAAAGGATACCGGTTTCAAAACAAATGATCAAAAGCATTAAGAAAGTTTGTTTGAAACAAGCTGTTTCTTTGGCAGATTTGAAATTTCCCACTTCCTTTTATGAAAAAGATGTCTTGTTTGTGGGTGGTAGTACTGATTTGACTAAAATCAACTCACAATGGGAAGGAGATTTGAGCGGTATTTTAACCGGAAAAGTCCCACATTGGTTAAATCCATACTCAAAACCAAGTAAGAAAATTAGAGCGATTTCAGACTGGGAAGAAAAGTTAGAAATGATTGTAGATAACGCTCACAAATGGGATGTTGGAATGGTGTGCGGCGTGCCTGCCTGGGTTCAAATATTATTGAACAGAATTGTAGAAAAGTATGAGCTGAAAGACATTTTTGAAATTTGGCCGGATTTACGTGTTTACATACATGGTGGAGTTTCATTTGATCCTTATGAAAAGAGTTTTAATGAATTATTAGGAGGTAAGGTAGTTTACCTTGATACCTATTTAGCTTCTGAAGGATTTATTGGTTTTCAAAAGGGAACTGAAGATTACATGCAGTTGGTATTTGACGCCAATATTTATTTTGAATTCATTCCTTTTAACGCAGATCATTTTGACGAAGACGGAAATTTGATGAATTTTTCTGATGCCTTAACAGTTGATGAAATAGAAGAAGGTAAGGATTATGCTTTGCTTATCTCCACGAATAGTGGATCATTCAGATATCTTATTGGGGATACTATTCAATTTGTTGATGCGCAAAAATTATTATTCAGAATAACTGGAAGAACCAAGCACTTTTTAAGTATGTGCGGTGAGCATTTGTCTGTAGATAATATGACACAGGCTATATCAGACTTATCATACAGACATAACATAGCCATAGAAGAATTTGCAGTTTTAGGGAAAGAAACTGAAAGTGGTAACTTTATGCATAAATGGTTCATTGCAAGTGATAGCCCTATAAATGCTCTTCAATTTAAAGAAGAATTAGACGAAAAATTGAAAGAGTTGAATGACGATTACATCACTGAGAGAAAGTTTGCTTTAGAGCGAATAGAGCTAGAAGTTTTGCCAACAGATGTATTTTACAACTTCTTAAAATTGAGAGATAAATACGGATCTCAACACAAATTTCCACGTGTAATGAAAGGTCAATTAGCCTCAGACTGGGAAAAGTATATACATTCTATAGCAGAGGAATATTCAATGCTTTCTGTTTATGAAGATACCGGAGCTGTATTGGTATAA